In the genome of Verrucomicrobiota bacterium, the window CGACGCGGCTTCCTCCGGGGGCGTGGGAGCGCCCGCCGTGGCGAAGGGCTCGAAGTCGGCTCGCTTCAGGAATTTGGTGTCGGTTTGAAGCCGTTCGGTGTTTTCGCCGTATCGCTTGAGTTGCTGGGTATCGCCGGGGCGCTTCATGGGCTGCGTCGTTGGGGCGGCACGGTAACGGAATCCGACGCGCGCGCAATGGCAAGTTCGGCGGAGTTCTCCGGGGCGAGGCAAACATCGTGAGCCAAAGTTCGTGTTGCCCGCACCAGGCCTTCGGCGGATAGTCCGCGCAACGTGTGAGCGTGAAGGTCAAAATCTGCGGCATCACGCGCCTCGACGACGCCGTCGCCGCGGTCGAGGCGGGCGCGAACGCGCTCGGCTTCGTGTTCTACGAAGGCAGCCCGCGCAATCTCACGTCATCGCAAGCCCGCGCGATCATCTCGAAGCTGCCGCCGTTCGTGGCGAAGGTCGGCGTGTTCGTGAACGCGACCGAGGACTTCGTGCGGGGCAGGGCAGGGGAGTGCGGCCTCGACACGTTGCAGTTTCACGGCGACGAAACGCCGGAGTTTTGCCGGCGGTTCGCGCCGATGAAGGTGGTGAAGTCGTTCCGCATCCGCGACGCGAAATCACTCGCCGCACTCGAGCCATACGACACGGATGCGTGGCTGCTCGACAGCCACGTGGAGGACAAACTGGGTGGCACCGGGGTGACCTTCAACTGGGAGCTTGCCTGGCAGGCAAAAGATCACGGCCGGCCTGTGATGCTCGCGGGCGGGCTCACGCCGGAAAATGTGGCCGAAGCGATTCACGAGGTGTGGCCCTTTGCGGTGGATGTCTCCAGCGGCGTGGAGGACGCGCCCGGGCTGAAGAACCGCAAGCTCGTGCAGATGTTCATCGCGAACGTGCGCGCCGTGGACGTGGAGCAGGACCGGTTTTAATTCCACGCGCCCAGCCTTTGCGCCGCGGCGCCTTTGCGTTAGCCTTCGCCGCAATGAGTGCGAACACGACCGCTCCCGTCCCCGATGCGCAGGGCCATTTCGGTCCTTACGGCGGACGCTACGTGCCCGAGACGCTCGTCCATCCGCTCCAGCAATTGGAGGAGGAATACGCGCGCGCGCAGCAGGACCCGGAGTTCGACCGCGAGTTCCGCTACTACCTGCGTGAATTCTGCGGGCGGCCCACGCCGCTTTACTTCGCCGAGCGGCTCACGCGCGAGCTCGGCGGCGCAAAGATCTACCTCAAGCGCGAGGACCTGCTCCACACCGGCGCGCACAAGATCAACAACTGCATCGGACAAATCCTGCTCGCGAAGCGCATGGGCAAGACGCGCATCATCGCGGAGACGGGCGCGGGCCAGCACGGCGTGGCGACGGCGACGGTGAGCGCGATGTTCGGGCTCAAGTGCGTGATCTACATGGGCGCGCATGATTGCGAGCGGCAGGCGCTGAACGTGTATCGCATGAAGATGCTCGGCGCCGAAGTCGTGCCCGTGAAGGCCGGCCAACAGACGCTCAAGGAAGCCATCAACGAGGCGATGCGCGACTGGGTCACGAACGTGCGCACCACACACTACATCCTCGGCACCGTCTACGGCGCCCACCCGTATCCGGTGATGGTGCGAAACTTCCAGCGCGTCATCGGCGACGAAGCCCGGCGTCAGCTACTCGAGAAAGAAGAGCGGTTGCCCGACCTGCTCATCGCGTGCGTCGGTGGCGGATCGAATGCGATGGGCTTGTTCACCGCGTTCCTCGGGGACGAGTCCGTGAAGATGCTCGGCGTTGAGGCGGGCGGCGAAGGGATCCAGCCCGGCAAGCACGCCGCCCGGTTTCAGGGCGGGTCGCTCGGTGTGTTGCAGGGCACTCGGTCGTTTCTGCTGCAGGACGAGTTCGGGCAAATCCAGCTCACGCACAGTGTCAGCGCCGGACTCGACTACGCCGCCGTCGGCCCCGAGCACGCTTGGCTGCGGGATCAAGGCCGCGTCGAATACACCTTTGCCGAGGACGGCCGCGCGCTGGAGGCCTTCATGACGCTCGCGAAGGTGGAGGGAATCATCCCCGCGCTCGAAAGCGCCCATGCCGTCGCCGCGTGCATCGCGCGAGCTCCGACGCTGCCGAAAGACTCGGTCGTGATCGTGAACCTCAGCGGCCGCGGCGACAAAGACGTTTCGCAAGTCGCGGCGAAGATGAGTCTTTGAGATTTGCCGAGGAGTCGCCTTGCGAGACTGGCGGACGAACGGTGGCGGCGATGGCAGCGTCGCAAATCAACCCGCCACTTCCACGATTGCCTCGTGCCCGCTGTTGCCGATGATGCGGACGGGGCGGCCAGCCTCGATGACATCGCCTTGCGAGATGACGTCGAGGATCTGCTCGCCGAAGCGGGCCTTGCCGCCAGGATGCAGCGGGGAGATGGCGACTCCGACCAGCCCCATTCGCGAGCCCTGCGCCTGTTCGAGCGCCGCATCCGACTGTGCGCCGCTCGTGGACTGCGCCACCATGCATTGCCAGTGTTTGGTTTTCGGAAGCCAGAGGCTGAGGAGCCAGATCACCACGACGGAGCCGATGGCGCTGACGAGCAGGTCGTTCATGGGCAAGCTCAGTTGCTTCACCGTGGGGGCCGAGGGCATTCCGGGATAGAAATCCACCATGGCCATGATGAGCGCCGTGATCATGCACGCGACGCCGGCGATGCCCAGCGCGAGCGTCCCGGGGAATGCGAGCAGTTCCAGCGCGACGAGCGCGACGCCCACGAAGAACACCACGATCCAGCCCATCCCGCTCAAGCCGGCGACGTAGCCGCCCAAAAAATACAGCGCGAACGCGGCGATGCCGATGATGCCGGGAAGGCCAAAGCCAGGCGTCTTGAATTCGAGGTAGATGCCTGCGATGCCGATGATGAGCAGAATCGGGCTGATCGTGTTGATCCACGACGCGGCTTTCTCCCATCCGGTGGGTTCAATGCGAATGCGCACGGCGTTGGCGCCCGCGAGCTTTTCGATCAAGTCGTCGATCGTCGGAATCGTCCCGGAGGACAGCAACGGCCTGGCGGGTTTGCCGAACGCCCGCTCGGCTTCCTTGTTGTTGAGCGTGAGCACCTGGCCCTTCTCGTTGAGCTTCACGCCATCGAGCGTCAATTCTTTCGTCTTGCGGATCATCGCGTCGACAACCTCGGGGTTGTGCCCGTGCTTGTCGGCTTGGCCGCGAATCACCGCGGCGATGGCGGAGGCGCTTTTGGCTTCCATCGTGTCCGGCATCGCCGCGGCCCCGCCCTCGGCGGACATCATCACGGGCGCGGCGGCACCGATCACACTGTCGGGCGCCATGTAAATGCGGAGCGTCGCGAAGGAAATCAGCGCGCCCGCGGAATAGGCGCGCTTGTTGACATAGGTGATTTTCTCGCCCTTGAACTGGTCGAGGATTTCAATGATCTGCATCATCGAATCGCCGCGCCCGCCATTGGTCTCCATGTCCACGACCAGCAGGTCGGCCTTTGCTTCCATCGCCTCCTTCACCCCGCGGCGGACCGTGTAGACAATCGGCTTCGCGATGTCGTCGCGAAGCGGCAGGATGTAGACGCGCTTAGGTGCCGGGCTGATCGCAGCGACAGGAGTTGCTCCGCCCGAACGCATCGCGGACGCGCAGGCGACAAGAAGAAGCAACACCATCGATTTCACGGGGGGGAACATACCGCAGCGAAACAAGCGCTGCAAGGCAGGGAACCGGGAATGTCGATGCGCACTTCCGAAGGCGCCGCCGGCGTGGTCTGGGCTCAAAGCGCCGCAGACTGGCCGGGGATTGCAAACGGATACCGCCCATCGGGACCGGGCTGGACTTTGGGCCGGGCATCCCACGCGAGTCGTTCGGGTGCGAGGTCGAGCTTCGAGTTGAGCGCATCATCCCACAGCACGGGCTGCCCGCCGTAAGTCGCCATGCGCCCCATGATTGCGGTGAGCGAACTCTTCGCGCCGTTGAACGCCTCGTTGTAGGGCTTGTCGTGGCGAACGGCATCGAAGAAGGGAATGTGCTCGAGCCGGTGCCCGTCATTGCGAACACCTTCGCCGGCCTTGTAGCGCCAGGTGATGTCCTGCTTCAAGTCGCGTATGACGAACTGCCCGCGCTCGGCCGTCCACGAGCCCTTCGTGCCTTGCACCGCTTCGTAAACCTCGCCCTTGCACTTCGGGATCTGGCGGCACTGCGAGTAGAGGCGCGAGCCGTCGGCGTAGGCATACTCGACCGCGTGGTGGTCGAAAATCTCCCCGTGATCCGGTTCCTTGAGCCAGGCGCGCCCGCCCATGCCGGAGGCGCTGACCGGATACGCGTTCTTGACCCAATTGATGACATCCAGATTGTGGATGTGCTGTTCGACGATGTGGTCACCGCAAAGCCACGTGAAGTTATACCAGTTGCGCAGTTGATACTCCATTTCGGTCGGCGCACGCCCGAGGAGTTTCTCGCACGCGGCCCGTGTCATCTTCGGACCCACGGGGCCCGTGTTCCAGTAGCAGCGCATTGAGACGATGTCGCCAAGCTGGCCGTCGTGGATCCGCTTGAGGCACTCGTTGTAATCCGGTTGGTGGTGCCGCTGCAGTCCGACCGCGACCTTGAGCTTTTTCTTGTTGGCCTCCTCCGCCGCAGCCAGCACGCGCCGGACGCCCGGGCCGTCCACGGCGACGGGCTTCTCCATGAAAACGTGCTTTCCCTGCCGCACGGCTTCCTCGAACATCATCGGCCGAAACCCCGGAGGCGTGGCGAGGATGACCACGTCGGCGCTTGCAATGGCCTCCTTGTAGCTCTCGAACCCGAGGAACTGCCTCGCGGTCTTCACGTCCACCTTGTCCTTGTGCTTGCCCGCGAGCGTGGCGAGCGAGCGGTCCAGGCGGTCCTTGTGGACATCGCCCATGGCCACGAGTTTCACGCCTTCGCCGGTCATCATCGCGTGGTCGGCCGCGCCCGTGCCGCGGCCGCCGCAACCCACCAGCGCGACGCGAATCGTGTCGCCCGGCGAGGCCGCATGCGCAAAGGGCGTGACCGGCAGGGTGGTGATGGCTGCGGCGCCGGCTGCAAGCTTCGAGGACGTCGCAAAAAAGTCGCGCCGGGTAACGGTGGACGCTTGTGAAGTCGCGTTCATCTCAGGTGGGGCAGATTACCATTCTGCGAGCCCTTGAACCAGCGAAATATGGTCGGAGTTGGAAGCTCAACCTCGCCTCACCCGCCATGCTCCGCCGCCCGCCCGCTGCCCGTTCCCTTCGTCACCGAAGCGCGGCTTGAATGGCTGTGATTTCCGATGTCGGGGGCTTGCACTCGGTGCCGGTGCAGACGTAGACGACGGGGCCGTCCTTGGCGGGGAGGGTCTTGGCGAAGGGTTCGACGGGGCCGGTGGTGCCGAGGACGACTTTGTTGGGTTGATAGATGGTGTGGATGGCGCGAAGGAGGGTTTGCGCGGGCGCGGAGGCGGGGTCGCCGGCGACCACGGCGCGCCGGGGTTCTTCCATGTTGTAGTCGGTGGCGAGGAGCAGGTAGGGGACGACTTGTGGCGCGGCGAGGATGCGGTGGGCGTAGAGCTTCACGGCGTCTTCGGCAGGCTTGCGGAGGTCTTTGCGGTCGGTGATGGCCGCCAGCTTCAGCAGGGTGAGTGCCGCGACGGCGTTGCCGCTGGGTTCGGCGCCGTCGTATTCTTCTTTCACGCGCAGGATGAGGTCGCCCGTGCCCTTGGGGCTTTGGAAGAAGCCGCCGTGTTGTGGGTCGTGGAACTTGGCGAGCATGGTTTCGCTGAGGGCGAGGGAGAATTCCAGGTGGCGCGGGTCCAGTGTGGACTCATAGAGGTGCAAGACGCCCTCGGCGAGGAAGGCGTAGGTGTCCAGGAACTGTGTGGCGTCGGCATGGCCGTCGCGCCAGCGGTGGCTGAGGGTCCGGGTGGAGGGGTTCCATAGTTTTTCCTGGAGGAAGGCGAAGTTCTTGAGGGCGGCGCGCCGGTAGGTGTCGTCGCCGAGGACGGCGCCGGCGCGGGCGATGGCTCCGAGCATGAGGCCGTTCCATGAGGCGAGGATTTTGTCGTCGAGGTGGGGGCGGATGCGCTTGGCGCGGTGGTCGAACATCTTCTGTCTGGCGGCGGCGAGGCGCGGGGCTTCTTCGGGTGTGAGTGCGGCGTCCACGATGCTGAGCACGTTCTGTTTCTTGAGGGGTTCGGGATGGGAGTGGTCCTCGAAGTTGCCTTCGTCGGTGATTCCGAAGCGGCGGATGACGAGTTTGAGTTCGTCTGGCGTGAGCAGTTTGGTGAGTTCGTCCTTTGTCCAGCAGTAGAACTTGCCTTCGTGGCCCTCGCTGTCGGCGTCTTCGGCGGAGTAGAAGCCCCCGCCGGGGTGGGTCATGTCTCTGAGGATGTATTTGATGATGTCGCGTGCGACGTCGGCGTGCCTGGCCTCGCCTGAGACGAGGAAGGCGTCGAGATAGAGGTGGATGAGCTGGGCGTTGTCATAGAGCATCTTTTCGAAGTGGGGCACGAGCCACTTTTCGTCCACCGAGTAGCGGGCGAAGCCGCCTCCGAGATGGTCGTAGATGCCTCCGGCGGCCATGCGGTCGCAGGTGAGGAGGACGGCCTGAACCGCGTCGCGGTCGGCGAAGCGCACGCCGGCGCGAAGGAGGAACGCGGGCTGGGAGGGGCGCGGGAATTTGGGCTTGGCGCCGAATCCGCCGTGGACGGGGTCGTGTCCGCGGAGGAAGTGGCGCATGGCGTTGGTGAGGGCTTCGCGTGAGAGGACGAGTTCGGGGGAAGGTTCGGTGGAGGTGGCTTCGGCGAGCTGCTTGTGGATTTGTTCGGCGGAGTCTTTGATGTCCTGGGCTTGGGACTGCCAGAGCAGGGCGATGCGCTGGAGCATTTGCATGAAGCTGGGGCGCCC includes:
- a CDS encoding Gfo/Idh/MocA family oxidoreductase, which gives rise to MNATSQASTVTRRDFFATSSKLAAGAAAITTLPVTPFAHAASPGDTIRVALVGCGGRGTGAADHAMMTGEGVKLVAMGDVHKDRLDRSLATLAGKHKDKVDVKTARQFLGFESYKEAIASADVVILATPPGFRPMMFEEAVRQGKHVFMEKPVAVDGPGVRRVLAAAEEANKKKLKVAVGLQRHHQPDYNECLKRIHDGQLGDIVSMRCYWNTGPVGPKMTRAACEKLLGRAPTEMEYQLRNWYNFTWLCGDHIVEQHIHNLDVINWVKNAYPVSASGMGGRAWLKEPDHGEIFDHHAVEYAYADGSRLYSQCRQIPKCKGEVYEAVQGTKGSWTAERGQFVIRDLKQDITWRYKAGEGVRNDGHRLEHIPFFDAVRHDKPYNEAFNGAKSSLTAIMGRMATYGGQPVLWDDALNSKLDLAPERLAWDARPKVQPGPDGRYPFAIPGQSAAL
- a CDS encoding thioredoxin domain-containing protein, which gives rise to MPPRSLTWPALSLALTLAACSQQKSPPLNAGTNTTDPVSINATSAPSKHKHTNRLAKEKSPYLLQHAHNPVDWFPWGEEAFAKARKENKPILLSIGYSTCHWCHVMERESFENEDVAKFLSEHFVSIKLDREERPDVDKIYMTAVQAMGQGGGWPLNAFLTPDLKPFFGGTYFPPEPKFGRPSFMQMLQRIALLWQSQAQDIKDSAEQIHKQLAEATSTEPSPELVLSREALTNAMRHFLRGHDPVHGGFGAKPKFPRPSQPAFLLRAGVRFADRDAVQAVLLTCDRMAAGGIYDHLGGGFARYSVDEKWLVPHFEKMLYDNAQLIHLYLDAFLVSGEARHADVARDIIKYILRDMTHPGGGFYSAEDADSEGHEGKFYCWTKDELTKLLTPDELKLVIRRFGITDEGNFEDHSHPEPLKKQNVLSIVDAALTPEEAPRLAAARQKMFDHRAKRIRPHLDDKILASWNGLMLGAIARAGAVLGDDTYRRAALKNFAFLQEKLWNPSTRTLSHRWRDGHADATQFLDTYAFLAEGVLHLYESTLDPRHLEFSLALSETMLAKFHDPQHGGFFQSPKGTGDLILRVKEEYDGAEPSGNAVAALTLLKLAAITDRKDLRKPAEDAVKLYAHRILAAPQVVPYLLLATDYNMEEPRRAVVAGDPASAPAQTLLRAIHTIYQPNKVVLGTTGPVEPFAKTLPAKDGPVVYVCTGTECKPPTSEITAIQAALR
- a CDS encoding phosphoribosylanthranilate isomerase is translated as MSVKVKICGITRLDDAVAAVEAGANALGFVFYEGSPRNLTSSQARAIISKLPPFVAKVGVFVNATEDFVRGRAGECGLDTLQFHGDETPEFCRRFAPMKVVKSFRIRDAKSLAALEPYDTDAWLLDSHVEDKLGGTGVTFNWELAWQAKDHGRPVMLAGGLTPENVAEAIHEVWPFAVDVSSGVEDAPGLKNRKLVQMFIANVRAVDVEQDRF
- the trpB gene encoding tryptophan synthase subunit beta, with amino-acid sequence MSANTTAPVPDAQGHFGPYGGRYVPETLVHPLQQLEEEYARAQQDPEFDREFRYYLREFCGRPTPLYFAERLTRELGGAKIYLKREDLLHTGAHKINNCIGQILLAKRMGKTRIIAETGAGQHGVATATVSAMFGLKCVIYMGAHDCERQALNVYRMKMLGAEVVPVKAGQQTLKEAINEAMRDWVTNVRTTHYILGTVYGAHPYPVMVRNFQRVIGDEARRQLLEKEERLPDLLIACVGGGSNAMGLFTAFLGDESVKMLGVEAGGEGIQPGKHAARFQGGSLGVLQGTRSFLLQDEFGQIQLTHSVSAGLDYAAVGPEHAWLRDQGRVEYTFAEDGRALEAFMTLAKVEGIIPALESAHAVAACIARAPTLPKDSVVIVNLSGRGDKDVSQVAAKMSL